Proteins encoded by one window of Leptospira barantonii:
- a CDS encoding HEAT repeat domain-containing protein encodes MNSIEKSKNWKKKIRNSRKNPEKTNRNFVKYILFFAYTILLLFAATSVTSAPHQTKPVKLSEEQLVKKKEILLQVLKFGTTKERAMALRELEDFPPEHSGALIDQLGKILDKDPDWMMKVYGIRTVAELKLTQFEDTILKLLKSEQLDIQRESIYATKKLKIEKAAPILFEILKTQDFTKNSNLTVGLLDALGEFPPRDEASTFLLARLNENFNDPEIRAQIALFFGKSKDKKAEGSLLEIYKDSKEPITLRSFSVSSLGKMKSISSMPTIKEELEKIRNLKSKNEVKDYQPLKIHSVTALVSMGDKDILEELYAYARDDDPVVRLRAIKHLTDTGDMSVLEILEYKAQRDPSEKVKKAAKAAIEKLKKGESGGDVDSKESDGPKFRPGNKERPIRSADSPLPGTSNSAPDSGTSPPSSGGGGGSGPSSGGSGKSESEDLED; translated from the coding sequence ATGAACTCAATAGAAAAATCCAAGAACTGGAAGAAGAAAATCAGAAACTCCAGAAAGAATCCTGAAAAAACGAACCGTAATTTTGTGAAATACATTCTCTTTTTTGCATATACCATTCTCCTTTTATTTGCGGCTACATCCGTTACCTCCGCGCCGCATCAGACGAAACCGGTAAAACTTTCCGAAGAACAACTGGTCAAGAAGAAGGAAATTCTTCTTCAGGTTCTTAAGTTCGGAACCACGAAGGAAAGAGCGATGGCTCTTCGGGAACTCGAAGACTTTCCCCCCGAACATTCCGGCGCTCTGATCGATCAGCTAGGTAAGATTTTGGATAAGGACCCGGACTGGATGATGAAGGTCTACGGGATTCGTACCGTTGCCGAGTTAAAACTGACTCAGTTCGAAGACACGATCCTTAAACTTTTAAAAAGCGAACAACTCGACATCCAAAGAGAATCGATCTACGCGACTAAAAAACTGAAAATCGAAAAGGCCGCGCCGATTCTTTTCGAAATCTTAAAAACTCAGGACTTTACGAAGAATTCGAATCTTACCGTTGGACTTTTGGACGCTTTGGGAGAATTTCCACCCAGAGACGAGGCTTCCACTTTTTTACTCGCTCGTCTCAACGAAAATTTCAACGATCCGGAAATCAGAGCTCAGATCGCCCTCTTCTTCGGAAAAAGTAAGGATAAAAAAGCCGAAGGTTCCCTACTCGAAATTTATAAGGATTCCAAGGAACCGATCACTCTCAGAAGTTTTTCCGTAAGTTCATTAGGAAAAATGAAATCGATTTCATCCATGCCTACGATCAAGGAAGAATTGGAAAAGATCCGCAACCTCAAAAGTAAAAACGAGGTGAAGGACTATCAACCTTTGAAGATTCATTCCGTGACCGCGCTCGTTTCCATGGGTGACAAAGATATATTAGAAGAATTGTATGCGTATGCGAGAGACGACGATCCGGTCGTTCGTCTTCGTGCGATCAAACATCTTACGGACACGGGTGATATGTCCGTTCTGGAAATTTTGGAATACAAGGCTCAAAGAGATCCGAGTGAAAAGGTGAAAAAAGCCGCCAAGGCCGCGATCGAAAAATTGAAAAAGGGAGAATCGGGCGGCGACGTGGATTCGAAAGAATCCGACGGTCCTAAGTTTAGACCGGGCAACAAGGAACGACCGATTCGTTCCGCGGATTCTCCGTTACCCGGAACCTCGAATTCCGCTCCCGATAGCGGAACCTCTCCTCCCTCTTCCGGCGGAGGCGGCGGTTCGGGTCCTTCTTCCGGAGGAAGCGGAAAGTCCGAGTCCGAAGACTTGGAGGACTAA
- a CDS encoding LIC_11959 family protein — MCNFLNIQKVLWMFVLLLGMTVDFPVSGKTLLAQEVHRAAATYRSSISYSEPRVADVKESLSASSPNFPDSFKLFFQELKGNYAVFYDWNGETVYYRYRINKFDKSRARQVRKLAEGAAYEVRGKWEGLIVFQVSTIPLFKKASEITLAEKKERFSIPVFDLVEFRELALDEIIY; from the coding sequence TTGTGCAACTTCCTGAATATTCAAAAAGTGTTGTGGATGTTCGTTCTTCTTTTGGGAATGACCGTCGACTTTCCGGTCTCCGGAAAAACGCTTTTGGCTCAGGAAGTCCACAGAGCCGCGGCTACGTATCGAAGTTCCATCTCCTATTCGGAGCCGAGAGTAGCCGACGTTAAAGAATCCTTATCCGCCTCTTCTCCGAACTTTCCGGATTCATTCAAACTATTCTTCCAAGAACTCAAAGGAAACTACGCGGTCTTTTACGATTGGAACGGCGAGACCGTATATTACAGATATAGAATCAACAAGTTCGATAAATCCAGAGCCAGACAGGTTCGCAAACTCGCCGAAGGCGCCGCTTACGAGGTGCGCGGGAAATGGGAAGGATTGATCGTGTTTCAAGTTTCCACAATTCCTCTTTTTAAAAAGGCCTCCGAAATCACCCTCGCAGAAAAAAAGGAACGATTCTCCATTCCCGTTTTTGATCTTGTAGAATTTCGGGAACTCGCTTTGGATGAAATCATCTACTGA
- a CDS encoding acyltransferase, whose product MKSSTDSFLFLDRFRSKSILNILNLPYIPAFFCLLLFLFFLNACDELRAVDPLDPNLSFHSPETSFVSDLAKIRFPEKAEVRRIGNGNHWKSIPTQGRAWMLILREWEGHPSAEEPLENLLKELFPNSKNLILPVFKGLKTIGGERKEIISGNPLTVRYFLLQRRGKIVSIYLGFDSENKTISDFFQDPKNFIQSLSSDSF is encoded by the coding sequence ATGAAATCATCTACTGATTCTTTTTTATTCTTAGATCGGTTTCGTTCGAAATCGATCTTGAACATTCTGAACCTTCCTTACATACCCGCGTTCTTTTGTTTATTGTTATTTCTTTTTTTTCTAAATGCCTGCGATGAACTGCGCGCGGTCGATCCGTTGGATCCGAATCTTTCGTTTCATTCTCCGGAAACTTCTTTTGTAAGCGACCTTGCGAAGATTCGTTTTCCTGAAAAAGCGGAGGTTCGTAGAATTGGAAACGGCAATCATTGGAAATCGATTCCGACTCAAGGAAGAGCCTGGATGTTGATTCTAAGAGAATGGGAAGGTCATCCTTCCGCCGAAGAACCTTTGGAAAATCTTCTCAAAGAACTTTTTCCGAATTCCAAAAATCTGATTCTTCCCGTCTTCAAGGGACTGAAGACGATCGGCGGCGAAAGAAAGGAAATCATTTCCGGAAATCCCCTGACCGTCCGTTATTTCCTTTTACAAAGACGAGGAAAAATCGTATCGATTTATCTCGGATTCGATTCCGAAAACAAAACGATCTCGGATTTTTTCCAAGATCCGAAAAACTTCATTCAATCTCTTTCATCCGATTCTTTTTAA